A stretch of Castanea sativa cultivar Marrone di Chiusa Pesio chromosome 2, ASM4071231v1 DNA encodes these proteins:
- the LOC142624946 gene encoding uncharacterized protein LOC142624946, with amino-acid sequence MASWKKTIASPFKKACTFFNQQPSRDQKKNQPGQENRVMDLQGEVMACAYEDVQVMWSILDKSKSSTCNITS; translated from the exons atggCTTCTTGGAAAAAAACCATCGCATCCCCATTCAAGAAAGCTTGTACTTTCTTCAACCAGCAGCCCAGCAGAGACCAAAAGAAGAACCAGCCAg GGCAAGAGAATCGTGTGATGGATTTGCAGGGTGAAGTGATGGCATGTGCTTATGAAGATGTGCAGGTGATGTGGTCTATTCTGGACAAGTCCAAGTCCTCAACCTGCAATATTACTTCTTGA